From Halichoerus grypus chromosome 6, mHalGry1.hap1.1, whole genome shotgun sequence, one genomic window encodes:
- the E4F1 gene encoding transcription factor E4F1 isoform X4: MEGAMAVRVTAAHTAEARAEAGREAGEGGVAAAAAAAAALAPGGFLGLPAPFSEEDEDDVHRCGRCQAEFTALEDFVQHKLQKVCQRAPQEALPAARAAGALLAQEVVPAAAGPEEPITVAHIVVEAAALTADISHASDLVGGGHIKEVIVAAEAEPVDGEMAEAPGSPSRQGPGLSGEGEQAQVKLLVNEHGRYVCVLCHKTFKTGSILKAHMVTHSSRKDHECKLCGASFRTKGSLIRHHRRHTDERPYKCAKCGKSFRESGALTRHLKSLTPCTEKIRFSMSKDVVVGKEDAPAGSGTSTVGTVPSSSVTGEPMETSPVIHLVTDAKGTVIHEVHVQMQELPLGMKTLAPEPPDPEELPCSNEGGRENLLHQAMQNSGIVLERVTGEEGALEPAPPAAPSPQTLGDGPPELPLLEVEPVETVASGASAAPRTHPCPQCSETFPTVATLEAHKRGHAGPRPFTCVQCGKAFPKAYLLKKHQEVHVHERRFRCGDCGKLYKTIAHVRGHRRVHSDERPYPCPECGKCYKTKNAQQVHFRTHLEEKPHVCPFCSRGFREKGSLVRHVRHHTGEKPFKCYRCGRGFAEHGTLNRHLRTKGGCLLEVEELLVSEESPAAAATVLTEDPHTVLVEFSSVVADTQEYIIEATADDAETNEAAEIIEGPQTEVDSRIMKVVQQIVHQAGAGHQIIVQNVTVDQEAGLGPEAASADTITIATPESLTEQVAMTLASAISEGTVLTARAGANGAEQATVTMVSSEDIEILEHAGELVIASPEGQLEVQTVIV; encoded by the exons ATGGAGGGCGCGATGGCAGTGCGGGTGACGGCCGCGCATACGGCAGAAGCCCGGGCCGAAGCCGGGCGGGAGGCGGGCGAGGGCGGggtcgcggcggcggcggcggcggcggcggccttGGCCCCTGGTGGCTTCCTAGGCCTCCCGGCGCCCTTTAGCGAGGAAG ATGAGGACGATGTGCACAGATGTGGCCGCTGCCAGGCGGAGTTCACTGCCTTGGAAGACTTTGTTCAGCACAAGCTCCAGAAAGTGTGCCAGCGGGCCCCCCAGGAGGCCCTGCCTGCCGCCCGTGCCGCTGGCGCGCTGCTGGCCCAGGAG GTGGTGCCAGCGGCGGCAGGCCCGGAGGAGCCCATCACTGTGGCCCACATCGTGGTGGAGGCAGCCGCTTTAACGGCAGACATCAGCCACGCATCTGACCTCGTTG GCGGCGGACACATCAAAGAGGTCATTGTGGCTGCTGAGGCAGAGCCGGTGGACGGCGAGATGGCAGAagccccaggcagccccagccGTCAGGGCCCTGGGCTCAGCGGGGAGGGCGAGCAGGCTCAGGTCAAGCTGCTGGTGAACGAGCACGGCCGCTACGTGTGCGTGCTGTGCCACAAAACCTTCAAGACG ggcagCATCCTCAAGGCCCACATGGTCACCCACAGCAGCCGCAAGGACCACGAGTGCAAGCTGTGTGGGGCCTCCTTCCGGACCAAGGGTTCGCTCATCCGGCATCACCGGCGGCACACAG ATGAGCGCCCCTACAAGTGTGCCAAGTGTGGGAAGAGCTTCCGGGAGTCGGGTGCGCTGACCCGACACCTGAAGTCTCTCACCCCGTGCACAGAAAAAATCCGCTTCAGCATGAGCAAGGATGTGGTTGTCGGCAAAGAAGACGCGCCTGCAG GGTCTGGCACCTCCACTGTGGGGACGGTCCCATCTTCATCGGTGACGGGCGAACCTATGGAGACCTCACCCGTGATTCACCTGGTGACAGATGCCAAGGGCACTGTCATCCACGAAGTCCACGTCCAGATGCAAGAGCTTCCCCTGGGCATGAAAACCCTGGCCCCAGAG CCCCCGGACCCCGAGGAGCTTCCCTGTTCCAACGAGGGTGGCCGTGAGAACCTGCTACACCAAGCCATGCAGAACTCCGGCATTGTCCTTGAGCGTGTCACCGGCGAGGAGGGGGCCCTGGAGCCGGCCCCTCCTGCCGCACCCAGTCCCCAGACCCTGGGAGACGGTCCCCCAGAGCTGCCACTGCTGGAGGTGGAACCCGTGGAGACA gTGGCCAGTGGGGCCTCCGCTGCGCCCAGGACCCACCCATGCCCTCAGTGCAGTGAGACCTTCCCGACAGTGGCCACCCTGGAGGCCCACAAAAGGGGCCATGCAG GGCCAAGGCCGTTCACATGCGTGCAGTGCGGCAAGGCCTTCCCCAAGGCCTACCTGCTCAAGAAGCATCAGGAGGTGCACGTGCACGAGCGCCGCTTCCGCTGTGGAGACTGCGGGAAGCTCTACAAGACCATCGCCCACGTCCGCGGCCACCGGCGCGTCCACTCCGATGAGCGGCCCTACCCGTGTCCCGAGTGTGGCAAGTGCTACAAGACCAAG AATGCCCAGCAGGTGCACTTCCGGACACACCTGGAGGAGAAGCCGCACGTGTGCCCGTTTTGCAGCCGAGGCTTCCGGGAGAAGGGCTCCCTGGTGCGGCACGTGCGGCACCACACGGGTGAGAAGCCCTTCAAGTGTTACAGGTGCGGCCGCGGCTTCGCCGAGCACGGCACGCTCAACCGGCACCTGCGCACCAAAG GGGGCTGCCTGCTGGAGGTGGAGGAGTTGCTGGTGTCCGAGGAGAGTCCCGCGGCAGCCGCCACCGTACTCACCGAGGACCCGCACACCGTGCTGGTGGAGTTCTCGTCCGTCGTGGCCGACACCCAGGAGTACATCATCGAG GCCACTGCGGATGACGCGGAGACTAACGAAGCCGCGGAGATCATCGAGGGCCCCCAGACGGAG GTGGACAGCCGCATCATGAAGGTGGTGCAGCAGATCGTGCACCAGGCTGGCGCCGGGCACCAGATCATCGTGCAGAACGTGACCGTGGACCAGGAGGCGGGGCTGGGCCCAGAGGCGGCCTCGGCCGACACCATCACCATCGCTACGCCGGAGAGCCTGACGGAGCAGGTGGCCATGACGCTGGCCTCGGCCATCAGCGAGGGCACTGTACTCACGGCCCGTGCGGGCGCAAACGGCGCCGAGCAGGCCACTGTGACCATGGTTTCATCGGAGGACATTGAAATCCTGGAGCACGCAGGCGAGCTGGTCATCGCCTCACCGGAGGGCCAGCTCGAGGTGCAGACGGTCATCGTCTAG